The Candidatus Bathyarchaeum sp. genome window below encodes:
- a CDS encoding roadblock/LC7 domain-containing protein — MLAKNIRMEKIDDLLGKLQDLKKQEGVIGYIIRGPETAAIDIKDPTKIIEYASLSSTAFEVSNDIAKTMETGEVNDLVVESENTKLLCMIVKNHRVSVFMEKNVKHDKVCNDLKSS; from the coding sequence ATGCTAGCAAAAAACATTAGAATGGAAAAAATTGATGACTTGCTAGGAAAACTGCAAGACCTCAAAAAACAAGAAGGAGTAATCGGCTACATCATACGTGGACCAGAAACAGCAGCCATCGACATAAAAGACCCAACAAAAATCATTGAGTATGCATCTTTGTCTTCTACTGCGTTCGAAGTAAGCAACGACATCGCAAAAACCATGGAAACTGGCGAAGTAAACGACTTGGTTGTTGAAAGCGAAAACACCAAACTCTTGTGCATGATTGTTAAAAATCATCGCGTGAGTGTATTCATGGAAAAAAATGTCAAGCACGATAAGGTTTGTAATGACCTGAAAAGTTCCTAA
- a CDS encoding geranylgeranylglycerol-phosphate geranylgeranyltransferase gives MGKLKGFAQIIRPINCIMMGFAVIVGASLVSELNFNCNLLFAFVTSFTLTGASMVVNDYYDRKIDAINEPNRPIPRGDVSPKQALVYALVLTIIGFVAAYLTNMSSLVVAVVASIISIAYITKGKGTGLPGNFLVSATVVIPFIYGGLAVGELQTSTLLFVAIVFFSNTGREITKGIVDVEGDRSHNIKTVAVAFGEKTAAIVATAFSLIAVGLSPLPWLWGLVSDWFIPAVIITDVGLVVSAIWLLKDYSRTNAKKIKNLHLTWFLTGLVAFVMGTI, from the coding sequence ATGGGAAAACTGAAGGGTTTTGCGCAAATAATTCGACCCATAAACTGCATAATGATGGGGTTTGCAGTGATTGTTGGCGCTTCCTTGGTTTCTGAACTCAATTTTAATTGTAACTTGCTGTTTGCTTTTGTAACGTCTTTTACTTTAACGGGTGCATCAATGGTAGTAAACGACTACTATGACCGTAAAATCGACGCCATAAATGAGCCAAATCGCCCAATTCCCCGAGGAGATGTTTCACCAAAACAAGCATTAGTTTACGCGTTGGTTTTGACCATTATCGGATTTGTGGCAGCTTACCTAACTAACATGTCAAGTCTTGTCGTCGCAGTTGTAGCATCCATTATCTCAATAGCTTACATAACCAAAGGAAAAGGAACTGGACTTCCAGGAAATTTTTTGGTCAGTGCAACAGTGGTTATTCCCTTTATTTATGGAGGATTAGCAGTAGGAGAGCTTCAAACGTCCACATTATTGTTTGTGGCCATAGTGTTCTTTTCCAACACAGGACGAGAAATAACAAAAGGCATAGTCGACGTTGAAGGCGACAGGTCACATAACATCAAAACAGTTGCGGTGGCCTTTGGCGAAAAAACTGCAGCAATAGTAGCGACAGCATTTTCTCTTATCGCAGTAGGCTTAAGTCCATTACCTTGGCTGTGGGGCTTAGTCTCGGATTGGTTTATTCCTGCAGTAATAATTACCGATGTGGGCCTTGTTGTTTCGGCTATTTGGCTATTAAAAGACTACTCGCGAACGAATGCAAAGAAAATAAAAAATCTGCACTTAACATGGTTTTTAACTGGATTAGTAGCCTTTGTTATGGGAACAATATAA
- the metG gene encoding methionine--tRNA ligase subunit beta produces the protein MEITFNDFTKLDIRIGEVEEAEPVPDSRNLLKLIVDFGSEKRQCVAGLLNYYEPTELVGKKFAFLTNLQRRKLMGIESQCMILAAEDDDGNVALVSPEKDIASGSKIC, from the coding sequence TTGGAGATAACTTTTAATGATTTCACAAAACTAGATATTCGCATCGGTGAAGTTGAAGAAGCAGAACCTGTTCCTGACTCTCGAAATTTGCTAAAGCTTATTGTTGATTTTGGTTCTGAAAAAAGGCAATGTGTTGCAGGTTTGTTGAACTATTATGAACCCACTGAGCTCGTGGGTAAAAAATTTGCCTTTCTTACCAATTTGCAGCGAAGAAAACTCATGGGCATCGAATCTCAATGTATGATCCTAGCCGCAGAAGATGATGACGGAAACGTCGCTTTAGTTTCTCCAGAAAAAGATATTGCTTCAGGAAGTAAAATCTGCTAA
- a CDS encoding YihY/virulence factor BrkB family protein — protein sequence MDRKTFFEITKSAFDKWLANNASLRAASLAYFIILPLPSLFLIAMMILSQIYGQTNSFETLMQQITTIVGPTVADLIEQMLEAVSSPFTSILASIASLVFTIIGAAGAFGVLQDTMNTIWEVTKPKINYKQKIQAKLAPFLLISFLGLIIMVWTGVSTFLLESITHFLVPLASSSISILIQVLQLILSFGLATLLLAVIYKYVPEAQIKWKDVRLAAIFTGLIFTVTNYLMGIILEMFTITSVTGAAGAIMILLIWIYMITQLVIYGAAFANTYSENLGSKSKMLKKTEIKST from the coding sequence GTGGATAGAAAAACTTTTTTTGAAATAACAAAATCTGCTTTTGACAAATGGTTAGCTAATAATGCTTCATTACGTGCTGCTTCTTTGGCATATTTTATTATTTTGCCTCTTCCGTCGTTGTTTCTTATCGCAATGATGATTTTGTCTCAAATATATGGACAAACAAACTCCTTTGAAACTCTGATGCAACAAATAACGACCATAGTCGGACCCACAGTTGCAGACTTGATAGAACAAATGTTAGAAGCAGTTTCATCTCCGTTTACGTCCATTCTGGCTTCAATAGCCAGTCTTGTTTTCACAATTATTGGAGCGGCAGGAGCATTTGGAGTACTACAAGATACAATGAACACAATATGGGAAGTCACAAAACCAAAAATAAACTATAAACAAAAAATCCAAGCAAAACTTGCTCCGTTTTTGTTAATTTCTTTTCTTGGTTTAATAATTATGGTTTGGACAGGCGTCAGCACATTTTTGTTAGAATCCATAACCCACTTTCTTGTTCCCCTTGCTTCAAGTTCGATTTCAATTCTGATTCAAGTTTTGCAACTCATTCTGTCTTTTGGATTAGCAACTTTGCTCCTTGCAGTTATCTACAAATACGTTCCAGAAGCCCAAATCAAATGGAAAGACGTTCGATTGGCCGCAATTTTTACTGGATTAATTTTTACAGTAACCAACTATTTGATGGGAATAATTTTAGAAATGTTCACAATTACCTCAGTCACTGGAGCAGCAGGAGCAATCATGATTTTATTGATATGGATTTACATGATCACCCAATTAGTCATCTACGGGGCAGCATTCGCAAACACTTATTCAGAAAATTTGGGTTCAAAATCAAAAATGCTCAAAAAAACAGAGATAAAAAGTACATGA
- a CDS encoding TIGR00269 family protein produces MTVCTRCKRNDAVFARTYSGEKLCKKCFGITIEERVRKTIAKYDMLQPTDNFMIGVSGGKDSIVLLHILTKLEKAFPSVKFCAGTVDEGIRDYRDEALKIAQDNCKKLGVEHMVVSFKELFGYELDKIVELTQKKQKKGLTPCSYCGVLRRQALNTMARDAGVNKLVTAHNLDDETQTMLLNVLHGDPLRIARAKPVLNVIHPKLVQRVKPMCMVPEKEVVLYAYQKGIEFQCIDCPYAQDALRNDIRDMLNRMEHKHSGTLFTVFNSMEKIQPALENYVKETKLTECKICGEPTVGDICRACEMLQEIKVL; encoded by the coding sequence TTGACTGTTTGTACCCGGTGTAAAAGAAACGATGCAGTTTTTGCCAGAACGTATTCGGGAGAAAAACTTTGCAAAAAATGTTTTGGCATAACAATTGAAGAAAGGGTACGAAAAACCATCGCAAAATATGATATGTTACAACCAACGGACAATTTTATGATAGGGGTATCTGGAGGTAAAGACAGCATCGTTTTGTTGCACATCCTTACAAAACTTGAGAAAGCATTTCCCAGCGTAAAGTTTTGTGCAGGCACAGTTGATGAAGGAATTCGTGATTATCGGGATGAAGCCCTAAAAATTGCCCAAGATAACTGCAAAAAGTTGGGTGTTGAGCACATGGTTGTTTCTTTCAAAGAGCTGTTTGGTTACGAACTGGACAAAATTGTAGAGTTAACTCAAAAGAAACAAAAAAAGGGACTAACGCCGTGCAGTTATTGTGGAGTGTTACGACGACAAGCCCTTAACACTATGGCTAGAGACGCAGGGGTTAACAAACTTGTTACCGCACATAATCTTGATGATGAAACTCAGACAATGCTTCTTAACGTTTTACATGGAGACCCTTTACGCATTGCTCGAGCAAAACCTGTTTTGAATGTGATTCATCCAAAACTGGTACAAAGGGTGAAACCCATGTGTATGGTTCCAGAAAAAGAAGTTGTGCTTTATGCGTACCAGAAGGGAATTGAATTCCAGTGTATTGACTGCCCGTATGCTCAAGATGCCCTTCGAAATGACATTCGTGACATGCTTAACCGCATGGAACATAAGCACTCTGGAACATTGTTTACCGTGTTTAATTCCATGGAAAAAATCCAACCCGCCTTAGAAAATTATGTCAAAGAAACAAAACTAACAGAATGCAAAATATGTGGCGAACCCACAGTTGGCGACATATGCAGAGCCTGCGAAATGCTCCAAGAAATTAAAGTTCTTTAG
- the dcd gene encoding dCTP deaminase: MTVLSDIEIQEAMKTGELKLEPSDLSACLNPAGYDLRCSENVVLKPKQYVLVATLERVELGLNIVAFMHIRSSLAREGIVGSFAVIDPGFRGQLTLHLSNVGDKEIKFKKGERIVQIVFHHLRSTAKKGYNGSYQDSQGVVTSKRTKQ; encoded by the coding sequence TTGACTGTACTTTCTGACATAGAAATCCAAGAGGCAATGAAAACAGGCGAACTGAAACTTGAACCTTCAGACCTTTCTGCGTGTTTAAACCCTGCAGGCTATGACCTAAGGTGCTCAGAAAATGTGGTTTTGAAACCAAAACAATACGTTCTTGTAGCAACACTAGAAAGAGTGGAACTTGGACTAAATATTGTGGCTTTTATGCACATTCGCTCGTCCCTTGCCAGAGAAGGAATTGTTGGAAGTTTTGCAGTTATCGACCCTGGATTTCGTGGACAACTCACACTGCATCTCAGTAACGTCGGTGACAAAGAAATCAAATTCAAAAAAGGAGAACGGATTGTGCAAATAGTTTTCCACCATCTAAGGAGTACCGCAAAAAAAGGATACAACGGCTCATATCAAGACAGCCAAGGAGTAGTAACCAGCAAAAGAACCAAGCAATAA
- a CDS encoding Ig-like domain-containing protein: protein MPVPCFAESYEQTYQLLDSPDGSKSYRLTVSITESLYEYYISQSHLMPNYDFSMFVTPDALKPIADDLWAIYDTKEDFANGVLMLVHQISYLESDPQKYPVEIIAENEGDCDLFSITAASIMKAGGLDVVLLLLEQYDHMWVGVNLDESPKDARTQVYFYRNEGKKYYVAETTGGNWKTGWRVGECPEILERAAAQVIPLTNYEVNAPAQVSSSYTVPDSSSIFMALSTSLAVNQNSIEISGSLSPALAGENVTLYISSLGSAVSNLATVITDTNGNYFYSWDAPEGGIYSLRANWSGDENYSGADSSTFSLVVIPPVLLILGGGLVFGLVVLIILMRGKRTATMPEQYETFEDTDFEDHPEEF, encoded by the coding sequence TTGCCAGTCCCGTGCTTTGCTGAGTCTTACGAGCAGACATATCAACTGTTGGACAGCCCCGACGGATCAAAAAGTTACCGGTTAACAGTTTCAATAACTGAATCATTGTATGAATACTACATCAGTCAGAGCCATCTAATGCCAAATTACGATTTTTCCATGTTTGTCACGCCTGACGCATTAAAACCTATAGCAGATGACTTGTGGGCAATCTACGACACCAAAGAAGATTTTGCCAACGGAGTGCTGATGCTGGTTCATCAAATTTCTTACTTGGAAAGTGACCCACAAAAATATCCAGTAGAAATCATAGCAGAAAACGAGGGAGACTGTGATTTGTTCTCCATTACTGCAGCATCAATAATGAAAGCAGGAGGACTTGACGTAGTTTTACTTTTACTTGAACAGTACGACCACATGTGGGTCGGGGTAAATCTAGATGAAAGCCCAAAAGATGCCAGAACCCAAGTTTATTTTTACAGAAACGAAGGCAAAAAGTACTACGTAGCAGAAACTACTGGAGGCAACTGGAAAACTGGATGGCGCGTTGGAGAATGCCCCGAGATTCTGGAAAGAGCAGCAGCTCAAGTTATTCCCTTAACAAACTATGAAGTTAATGCTCCAGCTCAAGTTTCTTCAAGCTATACGGTACCAGATTCTTCTTCGATTTTCATGGCTCTTTCGACTAGTTTGGCAGTTAACCAAAACAGCATAGAAATATCAGGCTCACTTTCTCCCGCGTTAGCGGGTGAAAACGTAACATTGTATATTAGTTCATTAGGCTCAGCCGTATCCAATCTAGCCACAGTGATAACAGACACCAATGGAAATTACTTCTATTCATGGGACGCTCCGGAAGGGGGAATATATTCCCTTCGCGCAAACTGGTCAGGAGACGAAAACTACAGCGGCGCGGATAGCTCCACTTTTAGTTTAGTAGTAATCCCACCAGTTTTACTGATCCTGGGAGGGGGCCTAGTTTTTGGGTTAGTTGTTCTAATCATACTCATGCGGGGAAAAAGAACGGCAACAATGCCTGAACAGTATGAGACTTTTGAAGATACAGACTTTGAAGACCATCCTGAAGAGTTCTAA
- a CDS encoding phenylalanine--tRNA ligase beta subunit-related protein, which yields MTGKKKKMNIQIDSQLRTRFPDLAAIIVHIDGVNIQKRIPDLENFKLEVIKQTNQDFDLESLKDQPTFRAYRDFFWAIKIDPTKNRPASEALTRRILAGKPIPCINTLVDAYNLASITSKTPIATFDSDKLEGEIFMRFAKQGEEIMGIGMKKPMMLQGGEIVISDEKKLVAVYPYRDSDNTKVTEKTKNVTIVACGAPKIPIENLQKASKTAIDYVMRFCGGKFLNN from the coding sequence ATGACTGGAAAGAAAAAGAAGATGAACATCCAAATTGATTCACAACTAAGAACACGATTTCCTGACCTTGCAGCAATTATAGTCCATATTGACGGAGTTAATATCCAAAAACGAATCCCAGATCTTGAAAACTTCAAACTAGAAGTGATCAAACAAACAAATCAAGACTTTGATTTAGAATCGTTAAAAGACCAACCAACTTTCAGAGCTTACCGTGACTTTTTTTGGGCCATAAAAATTGATCCTACAAAAAATCGTCCAGCCTCAGAAGCGCTAACCCGAAGAATCCTAGCAGGAAAGCCTATTCCATGCATTAACACTTTAGTTGATGCTTACAATTTGGCTTCAATTACAAGTAAAACCCCTATAGCAACTTTTGACTCAGACAAATTGGAGGGTGAAATTTTCATGCGATTTGCCAAACAAGGAGAAGAAATTATGGGAATTGGCATGAAAAAACCCATGATGCTGCAGGGAGGAGAAATTGTCATTAGTGACGAAAAAAAGCTCGTTGCAGTTTACCCGTATAGAGATTCAGACAACACCAAAGTAACAGAAAAAACAAAAAATGTTACAATAGTGGCCTGTGGAGCACCAAAAATACCCATTGAAAATCTCCAAAAAGCGTCTAAAACAGCAATTGATTACGTTATGAGGTTCTGTGGAGGAAAATTCCTAAACAATTAG
- a CDS encoding isocitrate/isopropylmalate dehydrogenase family protein, with product MTTYKLAVIPGSGIGHEVVPEAIRLLESTDLTFDCQTFEIGYEVFKKTGSSVPDDVINQMRNSTQACLFGATTTPLGVPGYKSAILTLRKAFDLYANIRPAKSLPLKTSFEGVDLVIVRENTEGLYSGMEFELPDTACSVRVITRKATERIVKYAFELALKRNKQLTVVTKANIMRKSDGLFLEVARGVAKDYPEIEMKELLVDVAAMNLVMRPQAYDVIVTSNLFGDILSDEAAGLVGGLGLAPSANIGADYALFEPVHGSAPDIAGKGIANPMAAVMAAKMMLDYLGETNWALRVEKAVLSVLKEGKTLTSDLGGSSSTAQVTDAIIEAL from the coding sequence ATGACGACGTATAAACTGGCAGTAATTCCGGGTTCAGGAATCGGACATGAAGTAGTCCCCGAAGCGATTCGGTTACTGGAAAGTACTGATTTGACTTTTGATTGCCAAACTTTTGAAATTGGCTACGAAGTATTCAAAAAAACTGGTAGTTCTGTTCCTGACGACGTAATCAATCAAATGCGAAACAGCACTCAAGCTTGCTTGTTTGGCGCAACTACAACTCCTTTAGGTGTTCCAGGATACAAAAGCGCCATACTTACTCTGCGCAAAGCCTTTGACCTTTATGCTAACATCAGACCTGCGAAGAGTCTACCCCTGAAAACCAGTTTTGAAGGAGTGGATTTAGTTATTGTACGAGAAAACACCGAAGGCTTGTACAGCGGCATGGAATTTGAGTTGCCTGATACTGCATGTTCTGTTAGAGTAATCACTCGAAAAGCAACTGAACGAATTGTCAAATATGCTTTTGAATTGGCCTTAAAACGCAACAAACAGTTGACTGTAGTTACTAAAGCAAATATTATGCGCAAGTCTGATGGCTTGTTTCTTGAGGTTGCTCGCGGAGTTGCAAAAGATTACCCTGAGATCGAAATGAAAGAATTACTAGTTGATGTTGCTGCTATGAACCTTGTTATGCGTCCACAAGCTTACGATGTAATTGTTACTTCAAACCTTTTTGGGGACATCCTTTCAGATGAAGCAGCCGGACTTGTTGGCGGATTGGGTTTAGCTCCCAGTGCAAACATCGGGGCTGATTACGCTTTATTTGAGCCTGTTCACGGTTCTGCTCCCGACATTGCTGGAAAAGGCATCGCGAATCCTATGGCTGCTGTCATGGCTGCGAAGATGATGTTGGATTATTTAGGTGAAACCAACTGGGCACTTCGGGTAGAAAAGGCTGTGTTGTCCGTCTTGAAAGAAGGAAAAACGTTGACCTCTGACCTTGGAGGCTCTTCGTCAACAGCACAAGTTACTGATGCAATAATTGAAGCACTGTAA
- a CDS encoding 3-isopropylmalate dehydratase small subunit: MRAWKFGDDINTDVITPGRYTVTTDKKQLGKIAFIEYRPEFGKNVAQGDLIVAGNNFGCGSSREHSPVAIKAAGISAVIAKSFARIFFRNSINIGLPLYVSEDTDKIDDGDEVEINTQTGEILNKTKNITITVTPLPEFMQKIVAKGGLVEFLRSGGYDDV, translated from the coding sequence ATGAGAGCATGGAAATTTGGAGACGACATAAACACTGACGTAATAACGCCAGGACGATACACAGTAACCACAGACAAAAAACAACTAGGAAAAATCGCCTTCATAGAATACAGGCCAGAATTTGGCAAAAACGTAGCCCAAGGCGACCTAATCGTTGCCGGAAACAATTTTGGTTGCGGTTCTTCCCGTGAGCACTCTCCAGTAGCAATCAAAGCAGCTGGAATCAGCGCAGTAATTGCCAAGTCTTTCGCTAGAATCTTCTTTAGAAATTCCATAAACATTGGTTTGCCTTTGTATGTGTCTGAAGACACTGACAAAATTGACGATGGTGACGAAGTAGAAATCAACACCCAAACAGGGGAAATCTTAAACAAAACAAAAAACATCACTATTACAGTAACGCCTTTGCCCGAGTTCATGCAAAAGATAGTTGCAAAAGGCGGGCTTGTGGAATTTCTCCGAAGCGGCGGATATGACGACGTATAA
- a CDS encoding 3-isopropylmalate dehydratase large subunit, translated as MPSTITEKILANASHQKEVSPGDFVVADVSYSMSHDSTTPLAIEAFSKITDKVFDKDRVIIVFDHFFPAPTVAGAALHKKSRDFVMEQNISGFHTNGVCHQLLVEKYVSPGDVVVGADSHTCTEGALGAFTTGLGSTDIGGVMATGKCWFKVPESLKFNLIGSTQKGVYAKDVILSIVGDVGAAGALYKACEFTGDYVKDASIASRLTLCNMAIEMGGKSGIIEADQKTLDFLGGRTGKIFKSDKDAAYDDEFEIEVDDIEPQVALPPVVDNVAPVSEVEGKPIDQVFLGTCTNGRLEDIEVATKILKGKKVARNVRLLVTPASQDIYFAALELGYLQALVDAGAAVCNPTCGPCVGRHGGVLGEGEVCLSTQNRNFSGRMGSPKADIILASPATAAASALAGKIVDPRDYI; from the coding sequence ATGCCTTCAACAATTACTGAAAAAATCTTAGCCAATGCTTCTCATCAAAAGGAAGTAAGTCCCGGAGATTTTGTAGTCGCAGATGTAAGTTATTCAATGTCTCATGATTCAACTACACCCTTAGCGATTGAAGCTTTCAGCAAAATCACAGACAAAGTCTTCGATAAAGACCGTGTAATAATCGTGTTTGACCACTTCTTTCCCGCACCAACTGTAGCTGGAGCAGCATTGCACAAAAAATCCCGAGACTTTGTAATGGAACAAAACATTTCAGGGTTTCATACTAACGGTGTTTGTCACCAGCTTTTGGTTGAGAAATATGTCTCACCCGGAGATGTAGTAGTTGGAGCGGACTCTCATACTTGTACTGAAGGTGCCTTGGGCGCTTTTACTACTGGTTTGGGTTCAACCGACATCGGTGGAGTAATGGCTACTGGAAAATGCTGGTTTAAAGTTCCAGAGAGTCTTAAATTCAATTTAATTGGCTCTACTCAAAAGGGAGTTTATGCAAAAGACGTAATCCTTAGTATTGTAGGAGATGTTGGTGCAGCAGGCGCCCTTTACAAAGCCTGTGAGTTCACTGGCGACTATGTCAAAGATGCTTCCATTGCTTCCCGTTTAACCTTATGTAACATGGCTATAGAGATGGGTGGCAAAAGCGGCATAATCGAAGCAGACCAAAAAACCCTAGATTTTCTGGGTGGAAGAACCGGAAAAATCTTCAAGAGTGACAAAGACGCCGCCTACGATGACGAATTTGAAATTGAAGTAGACGACATCGAACCTCAAGTTGCCTTGCCTCCAGTAGTGGATAATGTCGCACCCGTTTCTGAGGTTGAAGGAAAACCAATAGACCAAGTTTTTCTTGGAACCTGCACTAATGGACGCTTAGAAGACATAGAAGTTGCCACAAAAATCTTGAAAGGCAAAAAAGTTGCCCGAAACGTGCGATTGTTAGTTACTCCCGCTTCCCAAGACATCTACTTTGCAGCCCTTGAACTGGGCTACTTGCAGGCTCTTGTGGATGCTGGTGCAGCAGTTTGCAACCCAACGTGTGGTCCTTGTGTTGGACGCCACGGGGGAGTCCTTGGTGAGGGTGAAGTTTGTTTGTCTACTCAGAACCGTAACTTTAGTGGACGAATGGGTTCTCCTAAAGCTGACATTATTTTGGCTTCTCCTGCAACTGCGGCGGCTTCTGCTTTGGCTGGAAAAATTGTTGACCCGAGGGATTACATATGA
- the aksA gene encoding homoaconitate hydratase (in Methanococcus jannaschii this protein catalyzes the condensation of alpha-ketoglutarate and acetyl-CoA to form trans-homoaconitate; functions in alphaketosuberate synthesis which is a precursor in coenzyme B and biotin synthesis), producing the protein MENEYVNEQGQKLLEKLKKEGILPSPYNFTNFKVPKLDEYIVHDSTLREGEQTPGVVFSIDEKLEIAKKLDAVGIPQIEAGFPAASEKQRKCVEALVDLNLDAQLSSFARAKKEDIDVVADVGADGIVVSLSISPYHRQYKFKGMTKETYLEKLEEMISYAESYGLYVIYSAEDTTRENDLEFLKKAYKTAEEAGADRARVVDTLGCAGPNGMAFMVKEIGSVVDIPIEVHCHNDLGLALASSLASIEAGASTVSTSVNGIGERAGITKTEEIIPVLHMLYGTSSFELRQLTSLSQLVERISGIKMPPHKPFTGNNVNAHSSGIHQHGVLVNPYTYEFYPPRMMGQERKIYIDELGGRHGIIYVAKELGIEISDETARLVLEKIKNAFSREGRRSSYTPEEIKQMIDEIQK; encoded by the coding sequence TTGGAAAATGAATACGTCAATGAGCAAGGTCAAAAACTTCTAGAAAAACTAAAAAAAGAAGGAATATTGCCTAGCCCATACAATTTCACCAACTTCAAAGTGCCAAAACTAGATGAATACATTGTTCACGACAGCACTTTGCGAGAAGGTGAGCAAACTCCAGGAGTAGTTTTTAGTATCGACGAAAAGCTGGAGATAGCCAAAAAACTAGACGCGGTTGGCATACCTCAAATTGAAGCTGGATTTCCAGCTGCCTCAGAAAAACAACGAAAATGTGTTGAAGCCCTAGTTGATCTTAACTTGGATGCTCAACTTTCATCCTTTGCCCGTGCAAAAAAAGAAGACATAGACGTAGTCGCCGACGTTGGTGCAGACGGCATTGTGGTTTCGCTTTCTATTTCACCTTATCATCGTCAATATAAATTCAAGGGAATGACCAAAGAAACCTACCTTGAAAAACTGGAAGAAATGATCAGTTACGCAGAAAGTTATGGACTATACGTGATTTACAGTGCAGAAGACACAACCCGCGAAAACGACTTAGAATTCTTGAAGAAGGCCTACAAAACTGCAGAAGAAGCAGGTGCAGACCGTGCAAGAGTAGTAGACACTCTCGGTTGTGCCGGACCAAACGGTATGGCTTTCATGGTAAAAGAAATCGGAAGTGTAGTAGACATTCCCATCGAGGTCCATTGCCACAATGACCTCGGGTTAGCCTTGGCCAGTTCGTTAGCTTCTATAGAAGCTGGTGCCTCAACTGTATCAACTTCAGTAAACGGAATCGGTGAAAGAGCCGGAATAACAAAAACTGAAGAAATCATTCCAGTGCTCCATATGTTGTATGGAACTAGCTCCTTTGAATTGAGGCAGCTTACTTCCCTTTCTCAACTGGTGGAGCGGATTTCTGGGATTAAAATGCCTCCTCACAAGCCATTCACTGGGAACAACGTTAATGCTCACAGTTCAGGCATTCATCAGCATGGTGTTTTGGTTAACCCTTATACCTACGAGTTTTATCCTCCTCGTATGATGGGTCAAGAACGAAAAATTTACATCGACGAACTGGGTGGTAGGCACGGAATCATCTACGTTGCAAAAGAACTTGGTATTGAAATCTCTGACGAGACTGCCCGTTTGGTTCTAGAAAAAATAAAGAACGCCTTCTCTCGAGAAGGAAGACGAAGTTCATACACGCCCGAAGAAATCAAGCAAATGATTGACGAAATACAAAAGTGA
- a CDS encoding Lrp/AsnC family transcriptional regulator yields MDEVDKQILAILKEDGRATYSNIGKKVELSEGAVRKRIKALVDSGAIRRFTVKVGLTDGAEAIALLAVDPSLPTSDVSQALHQFSNVETVYEITGEYDIAVTITGMNITEVNDCLEKIRRLKGVANTNTMIVLRTW; encoded by the coding sequence ATGGATGAAGTGGACAAACAAATACTTGCGATTCTAAAGGAAGATGGACGCGCCACCTATAGTAATATTGGCAAAAAAGTTGAATTGTCCGAGGGTGCTGTTCGTAAACGAATCAAAGCTCTAGTTGATTCAGGGGCAATACGAAGATTTACTGTAAAGGTTGGTCTAACAGATGGTGCTGAAGCAATCGCTCTTCTTGCTGTTGACCCCTCTTTGCCTACTTCTGATGTTTCTCAGGCTTTACATCAGTTTTCTAATGTTGAAACTGTGTATGAAATCACTGGAGAATATGACATCGCAGTTACTATAACTGGGATGAATATTACTGAAGTTAATGACTGTTTGGAAAAAATTCGCCGCTTGAAGGGTGTTGCTAACACTAACACTATGATTGTTCTGCGTACTTGGTAA